AGACCGCTCAGGCTGCGGCTCCCGAGGAGCCGGCGCCTGCGAAGACGACCGGTAAGGGACGCCCGACGCCCAAGCGACGCGACGCCGAGAACCGGCGGCGCGGTCCCGTCGCGCCCGCCCCCCTGACGGCGAAGGAGGCGCGCGAGCGGCGCAAGGCGCTGCGCAAGTCCCAGACCAAGGAGGAGCGCAAGGCGGCCGCCGCCCAGCGGCGCTCCGAAGCGGCGGAACGCCGCAACCGGATGCTCGCCGGTGAGGAGAAGTACCTCCTGCCCCGCGACCGCGGCCCGGTCCGCGCGTACGTGCGCGATCTCGTCGACAGCCGGCGCAATCTCGTCGGTCTGTTCATGCCGCTCGCGCTGGTGCTGATCCTGTCCATGTTCCTGGGCCCGGTGGTGCAGCAGTACGTCACCCTCGCGATGTTCGTGATGATGCTGCTGATGGTCATCGAGGGCGTCTACCTGGGCCGCATGGTGAACAAGAAGGCCCGCGAGCGCTTCCCCGACTCCACGGACGGCGGCTTCGGTCTCGGCTGGTACGCCTTCGTGCGTGCCTCCCAGATCCGGAAGCTGCGGGCCCCGCTGCCCCGGGTCGAGCCCGGCGACGCCGTCTGACGAACCTCACACCTCCGGAGGGCGGGGCGGCGCGGACGGATTGATAGCGTCACACGGTGA
This region of Rhodococcus sp. Z13 genomic DNA includes:
- a CDS encoding DUF3043 domain-containing protein yields the protein MKLLRRGGSDDSADHEVPATETAQAAAPEEPAPAKTTGKGRPTPKRRDAENRRRGPVAPAPLTAKEARERRKALRKSQTKEERKAAAAQRRSEAAERRNRMLAGEEKYLLPRDRGPVRAYVRDLVDSRRNLVGLFMPLALVLILSMFLGPVVQQYVTLAMFVMMLLMVIEGVYLGRMVNKKARERFPDSTDGGFGLGWYAFVRASQIRKLRAPLPRVEPGDAV